GCCCGGATGGGTTCCAAGAATTTTGCGAAGCCTATCCTGGACATCCGTCCTGCACATACAACGGATGCAAGACGGTCGACTACGCCGATGATCTACGAACCACGCTGCAACGCATTAATGATGAGGTCAACGCAGCGCACGCATATCAATCAGATGCTGCCCTCTACAACAAGCTGGAGCACTGGACCGTCCTGGGCGATGGTCAGTCCGGCGACTGCGAGGACTTTGCCCTGACAAAGGTTGGAGCCCTGATCGCGTCAGGCATCCCGGCCGGGGCCATCAAACTGGTTGTCGGCAAGGCAGGCAACGGAGAAGGGCACGCCTGGGTGGAGGTGCAGACCACCAACGGGAATTACGCCCTGGACATCAACTATACTTCGGTCAAACCCACCAGTTCCCTGCCCTATACCGATGTGCAGCGGCAGTATGACGGTGTCTGGTGGCTCTAAGGAGGATGCTATGGCGGACCTGATCTATACCGACGGCAAGCGGCGCATGTTGGCGCATCTGGCGGGCCAGCCCCTGAAAATCATGCTGCTCGGCGCAGGATACGAGCCCGACGCGGCCCATGCCGTCCTGGCCGACGTGGCGGCCCACGAGATCGTCGGCGAGGGGTACGCCGCAGGCGGCCAAGCCCTGCAAAACCTCGCGGCGCAGGCCGTCGGCGCGGGGGCCATCCTGGCGGCGGACGCGCCGCTGTGGCCCGACTCCTCGATTTCCGCGCGCTACGCCGTGGTTTACGACGCCACCGAGGGCGGCGACGGC
Above is a genomic segment from Desulfolutivibrio sulfodismutans DSM 3696 containing:
- a CDS encoding transglutaminase-like cysteine peptidase, yielding MQFPFGVNEGEVFFLKTINKFSYKEENSVLYSGTMRAAPADISKSLGTPFGDYVLSATSRPMGWTQIQTEDNAHVLQGVLIVNDETSEVMDAMLWHNGDRIEASLAAALGCEVTDLLGVLYLPQASMGGGGDPSLLPDEINSNGPDGFQEFCEAYPGHPSCTYNGCKTVDYADDLRTTLQRINDEVNAAHAYQSDAALYNKLEHWTVLGDGQSGDCEDFALTKVGALIASGIPAGAIKLVVGKAGNGEGHAWVEVQTTNGNYALDINYTSVKPTSSLPYTDVQRQYDGVWWL